One Actinomycetota bacterium DNA window includes the following coding sequences:
- a CDS encoding glycosyltransferase family 39 protein has protein sequence MRRSIRQDLIVSAALFAATIAVRIPYFGHTLYNWDSVNYALSLERFSVADHQPHAPGYILYVAAGRIAQALFGNPNSALIFLSILGSAAAVAGIYLAGRSVFNRATGIVAAVILLFSPLGWFYADIASPYSFMLPIMIACIWLVYQLLFYKRFPLASAIVLGVAAGFRPDVLLFLGPFWLYGTFLVGRRRMLLAWAAMAVSVVAWLVPLIALSGGISGFRQVIDNQYSSGVRPSSVFSSGFAAAKTNARRVLQALFWMFGPAGAGLLYALLFWIPKRLRPERKSSLLMLLLLVPASVFFIFFLFDPLGYLLLYVPPLLLLTARGFTVASECIKDRLEKRALATGPKHGGEPTYETNGGGHSTKPVWVSLAIVLAVISLANSYLYLNGADITWRLPTTGPLSVVFGAYSAGGIRDADGELYAAVDAVKRFDPVRTVVVTTTEPFTPYIADWRRLMYYLPDYDTIMLRRQAGAGFLVGFEHQYEDSGMPFVPLPHDSQQVLLLQRHAPQNIYPPDMTRVDVPGSGLFMTLLDIPSDGRVQFDQVTLIRQ, from the coding sequence GTGAGGCGCAGCATCAGACAGGATCTGATCGTTTCCGCTGCGCTGTTCGCCGCTACCATCGCTGTCCGCATCCCATACTTTGGGCACACTCTCTATAACTGGGATTCGGTCAATTACGCCCTGAGCCTCGAGCGCTTCAGCGTCGCCGACCATCAGCCGCACGCGCCGGGATATATCCTCTATGTCGCCGCCGGCCGTATCGCTCAGGCTCTTTTCGGTAATCCCAATAGCGCCCTTATCTTCCTGAGTATTCTCGGCAGCGCCGCCGCGGTCGCCGGCATCTATCTCGCCGGACGCTCGGTATTCAATCGCGCCACCGGCATTGTGGCCGCCGTTATCCTCCTGTTCTCTCCACTCGGCTGGTTTTACGCCGACATCGCATCGCCCTACAGCTTCATGCTTCCCATCATGATCGCCTGCATATGGCTGGTCTATCAATTGCTGTTTTACAAACGCTTTCCGCTGGCGAGCGCGATCGTCCTGGGCGTCGCCGCCGGCTTCCGCCCGGATGTGCTTCTATTCCTCGGGCCGTTCTGGCTTTATGGAACTTTTTTAGTGGGACGGCGCAGGATGCTGCTGGCCTGGGCGGCCATGGCGGTCTCGGTGGTGGCCTGGCTGGTGCCGCTGATCGCCCTGTCGGGGGGCATCAGCGGCTTCAGGCAAGTGATCGACAACCAGTATTCGTCGGGGGTCCGCCCATCGTCAGTCTTCTCGAGCGGCTTCGCCGCCGCCAAGACCAACGCCAGGCGCGTTCTGCAGGCGTTGTTCTGGATGTTCGGGCCCGCCGGCGCCGGCCTGCTTTACGCGCTGCTGTTCTGGATACCGAAGCGCCTGCGCCCGGAGCGAAAATCTTCTTTGCTGATGCTGCTTCTGCTGGTGCCGGCATCGGTCTTCTTCATTTTTTTCCTGTTCGATCCGCTGGGCTACCTGTTACTTTACGTGCCGCCTCTCTTATTGCTGACTGCGCGCGGATTCACGGTCGCGTCTGAATGCATCAAGGATCGGTTGGAAAAAAGAGCGCTCGCTACAGGCCCCAAGCATGGCGGTGAGCCGACTTATGAAACCAATGGCGGCGGTCACAGCACCAAACCGGTCTGGGTGTCGCTGGCGATCGTTCTGGCAGTTATTTCGCTTGCCAATTCATATCTATACCTGAACGGCGCCGACATTACCTGGCGCCTGCCGACTACCGGACCGCTATCGGTTGTTTTTGGCGCCTACAGCGCCGGCGGCATCCGCGACGCCGATGGCGAGCTGTATGCGGCCGTCGACGCCGTCAAACGATTCGACCCCGTTAGAACTGTCGTAGTGACGACCACGGAACCCTTCACTCCCTATATTGCCGACTGGCGGCGGCTCATGTATTACCTGCCGGACTACGACACGATCATGTTGAGGCGTCAGGCCGGAGCCGGGTTCCTGGTTGGGTTCGAACATCAGTACGAGGATTCCGGAATGCCTTTCGTACCTCTGCCGCACGATTCACAGCAGGTTCTGCTCCTGCAGAGACATGCGCCCCAAAATATCTATCCACCGGATATGACTCGCGTGGATGTCCCTGGCAGCGGCCTGTTCATGACGCTGCTCGACATCCCGTCAGACGGCCGCGTGCAGTTCGACCAGGTCACCCTCATCCGTCAATAG